A portion of the Oncorhynchus nerka isolate Pitt River linkage group LG27, Oner_Uvic_2.0, whole genome shotgun sequence genome contains these proteins:
- the LOC115112215 gene encoding alpha-parvin-like produces the protein MASSPQKSPSSPKSPTPKSPPSRKKDDSFLGKLGGTLARRKKAKEVSELQEEGMNAINLPLSPIPFELDPEDTMLEENEVRTMVDPNSRNDPKLQELMKVLIDWINDVLVGERIIVKDLAEDLYDGQVLQKLFEKLEGERLNVAEVTQSEIAQKQKLQTVLERINDTLKVSIRNIKWTIDSVHAKSIVAILHLLVALSQHCRAPIRLPDHVSIQVVVVQKREGILQSRQVQEEITGNTEALSGRHERDAFDTLFDHAPDKLNVVKKTLITFVNKHLNKLNLEVSELDTQFADGVYLVLLMGLLEGYFVPLFNFFLTPEHFDQKVHNVAFSFELMQDGSLEKPKPRAEDIVNCDLKSTLRVLYNLFTKYRNVE, from the exons ATGGCTTCTTCGCCACAGAAATCACCTTCTTCTCCCAAATCTCCGACTCCAAAATCACCACCTTCAAGAAAAAAAGATGACTCTTTCCTCGGAAAACTTGGGGGAACTTTGGCCAGAAGAAAAAAGGCAAAAGAAG TGTCTGAGCTCCAGGAGGAGGGCATGAATGCCATCAACCTGCCACTCAGCCCCATCCCCTTTGAGCTGGACCCAGAGGACACCATGCTGG AGGAGAATGAGGTCCGCACCATGGTTGACCCTAACTCCAGGAATGACCCCAAACTACAAGAACTGATGAAG GTACTCATAGACTGGATCAATGATGTGCTGGTGGGGGAGAGAATCATTGTCAAAGACCTGGCTGAGGACCTCTACGATGGGCAGGTTCTGCAGAAACTCTTTG AGAAGCTGGAGGGTGAGCGGCTGAATGTGGCTGAGGTGACCCAGTCTGAGATAGCCCAGAAGCAGAAGTTGCAGACAGTTCTGGAGAGGATCAACGACACTCTGAAGGTCTCAATCAGAAACATCAAATGGACCATTGACT CTGTCCATGCTAAAAGCATCGTGGCCATTCTCCATTTACTGGTGGCGCTGTCTCAGCACTGCCGCGCCCCCATCCGCCTACCTGATCATGTGTCCATTCAAGTTGTGGTTGTACAG AAACGGGAGGGGATCCTGCAGTCTCGCCAGGTTCAGGAAGAGATCACAGGGAACACGGA GGCTCTATCAGGAAGACATG AGAGAGATGCGTTTGACACTTTGTTTGACCATGCACCAGACAAGCTGAATGTGGTGAAAAAG ACTCTGATCACCTTTGTGAACAAACACTTGAACAAGTTGAACCTGGAGGTGTCTGAATTGGACACACAG TTTGCTGATGGTGTGTACCTGGTGTTACTGATGGGACTGCTTGAGGGCTACTTTGTTCCTCTCTTCAACTTCTTCCTAACGCCAGAGCATTTTGACCAAAAG GTGCACAATGTGGCTTTCTCCTTTGAGCTGATGCAAGATGGCAGCCTGGAGAAACCCAAGCCACGCGCAGAGG ATATTGTGAACTGTGACCTGAAGTCTACTCTGAGGGTACTCTACAACCTCTTCACCAAATACAGAAATGTGGAATAA